Proteins from a single region of Segatella copri:
- a CDS encoding LL-diaminopimelate aminotransferase: protein MALVNEHFLKLANNYLFADIAKKVNAYKIAHPKQRVISLGIGDVTQPLCPAVIKAMHKAVDEMAEQASFRGYGPERGYDFLREAIIKNDFLPRGIHLDANEVFVNDGAKSDTGNIQEILRWDNNIGVTDPIYPVYIDSNVMIGRAGIFENGKWSNVTYMPCDESDDFIPQIPDHRVDMIYLCYPNNPTGTVISKEELRKWVNYAIKNESIILYDAAYEAYITDPEIPHSIYEIRGARKVAIEFHSYSKTAGFTGVRCGYTIVPKELKAKTLAGEEVALNPIWDRRQCTKFNGTSYISQRAAEAIYTPEGKEQVKATINYYMENAHFMRAELQKLGLRVYGGENAPYLWVKTPNNTPSWKFFEEMLYGASVVCTPGVGFGPSGEGYIRLTAFGEHEDCKEAMERIAKWLGK from the coding sequence ATGGCATTAGTTAATGAACATTTCCTGAAGTTGGCCAACAACTACTTGTTTGCCGACATCGCAAAGAAGGTGAACGCCTACAAGATTGCACATCCAAAGCAGCGTGTAATCAGTTTGGGCATCGGTGACGTAACCCAGCCTCTCTGCCCTGCCGTCATTAAGGCGATGCACAAGGCTGTAGACGAGATGGCTGAGCAGGCTTCCTTCAGAGGCTACGGTCCGGAGCGAGGCTACGACTTCCTCCGCGAGGCTATCATCAAGAACGACTTTCTGCCACGTGGCATTCATCTCGACGCCAACGAGGTATTCGTAAACGATGGAGCCAAGAGTGATACAGGAAATATCCAGGAGATTTTGAGATGGGATAACAACATCGGCGTTACCGACCCGATTTATCCGGTTTATATAGACTCTAACGTGATGATAGGTAGAGCGGGAATCTTCGAGAACGGCAAGTGGAGCAATGTAACCTACATGCCTTGTGATGAGAGCGACGACTTCATCCCTCAGATTCCAGACCACCGTGTGGACATGATTTATCTCTGTTATCCAAACAACCCTACGGGTACGGTTATCTCGAAAGAGGAACTCAGAAAATGGGTAAATTACGCTATCAAGAACGAAAGCATCATCCTCTATGATGCAGCCTACGAGGCATATATCACTGACCCGGAAATTCCTCATTCTATCTACGAGATTCGTGGAGCCAGAAAGGTAGCGATAGAATTCCACAGTTATTCGAAGACTGCCGGATTCACCGGTGTGCGTTGTGGTTACACCATCGTTCCTAAAGAGTTGAAGGCAAAGACATTGGCAGGTGAGGAAGTGGCATTGAATCCTATCTGGGACCGCCGCCAGTGCACCAAGTTTAATGGTACAAGCTATATCAGCCAGCGTGCTGCCGAAGCCATCTACACCCCTGAGGGTAAGGAACAGGTGAAGGCAACCATCAATTACTATATGGAGAATGCCCACTTCATGAGAGCAGAACTCCAGAAACTCGGCTTGAGAGTATATGGCGGCGAGAATGCACCTTATCTCTGGGTGAAGACGCCAAACAATACACCTAGCTGGAAATTCTTCGAAGAGATGCTTTATGGTGCCAGTGTAGTCTGCACCCCTGGTGTTGGCTTCGGTCCATCGGGCGAAGGCTACATCCGACTCACCGCCTTTGGCGAGCATGAGGACTGCAAGGAAGCCATGGAGAGAATAGCCAAATGGCTGGGAAAATAA
- the dapF gene encoding diaminopimelate epimerase — protein sequence MKETVHFTKMQGAGNDYIYIDTQQYDIPDPEKAAIVWSAYHTGIGSDGLVLIGKPHDGIRADYSMRIFNADGSEAMMCGNASRCIGKYLYEKGLTRKDTIRLETLSGIKILKLHLQDNKEVVESVTVDMLEPQLENPEQFIGPSVLEADGRKFEGTYVCMGNPHFVTFVDDIATIDIAHYGKILERDKAFPQRCNIEFAQVTDTDVIRTRVWERGSGITMACGTGACATAVAAALTKRTGRKSSIVMDGGTLEIEYSEADDHVYMTGPAAFSFEGEIQLEC from the coding sequence ATGAAAGAAACAGTTCATTTTACAAAGATGCAGGGAGCGGGTAACGACTATATCTATATAGATACCCAACAATACGACATTCCTGACCCAGAGAAGGCGGCAATTGTCTGGAGTGCTTATCACACGGGCATAGGAAGCGACGGACTGGTTCTCATCGGAAAGCCGCACGACGGCATAAGAGCAGATTATTCGATGCGTATCTTCAACGCCGATGGTTCAGAAGCGATGATGTGCGGCAATGCAAGCCGATGCATCGGTAAGTATCTTTACGAAAAAGGATTGACCCGAAAGGACACCATCCGACTGGAAACGCTTTCGGGTATCAAGATATTGAAACTTCATCTTCAGGATAATAAAGAAGTTGTGGAATCGGTAACAGTAGACATGCTGGAACCCCAACTTGAAAATCCCGAGCAATTCATAGGCCCTTCGGTGCTCGAAGCTGACGGCAGAAAATTTGAAGGCACCTATGTTTGCATGGGTAATCCGCATTTCGTTACCTTCGTGGATGACATCGCCACCATCGACATCGCCCACTATGGTAAAATCCTGGAAAGAGACAAGGCATTTCCCCAGAGATGCAACATAGAATTTGCACAAGTAACTGACACAGACGTCATAAGGACACGAGTTTGGGAAAGGGGAAGCGGAATAACAATGGCTTGCGGAACAGGAGCCTGTGCCACAGCCGTAGCCGCAGCCCTTACCAAGCGTACTGGCAGAAAAAGCAGTATCGTGATGGATGGCGGAACGCTGGAAATAGAATATAGCGAGGCTGATGATCATGTCTACATGACGGGACCTGCAGCCTTCTCATTCGAAGGAGAAATCCAGTTGGAGTGTTAA
- a CDS encoding P-II family nitrogen regulator: MKKIEAIIRKSRFEDVKKALLAADIEWFSYYNVRGEGKMRQARIYRGVMYDTSSIERVLLNIVVRDKNVEPTIAAIQGAAQTGEVGDGRIFVIPVLDTVRIRTGERGDIALYNAEKEE, encoded by the coding sequence ATGAAGAAGATTGAGGCAATTATCCGCAAGTCTAGATTCGAGGATGTCAAGAAGGCGCTTTTAGCAGCAGACATCGAGTGGTTCTCTTATTATAATGTAAGAGGTGAGGGTAAAATGCGCCAGGCTCGCATTTACCGTGGTGTGATGTATGATACCAGCAGCATCGAGCGTGTGCTCCTGAACATCGTGGTTCGTGACAAGAACGTGGAACCAACCATCGCCGCCATCCAGGGGGCTGCCCAGACAGGTGAAGTAGGAGACGGCAGAATCTTCGTGATTCCTGTACTCGATACGGTAAGAATCAGAACCGGCGAACGTGGCGACATTGCATTGTATAACGCTGAGAAAGAGGAATAA
- a CDS encoding ammonium transporter translates to MSSLLLTTLDTGNTAWMIMATILVLLMSIPGIALFYGGLVRQKNILSILMQTVFIVAVVSLIWVAFGYSWAFSTEYADSGNPLACVIGGFDKCFLHGIGLDAIMPTGIPELTFAMFQCMFALITPALILGAFAERVKFSGYVLFTILWVIIAYLPMAHWVWGGGFLQEMGAIDFAGGTVVHINAGVAALVMALCVGKRDDYRAGHPITPHNITFVFMGMSFLWLGWFGFNAGSGLAADGLAANAFLVTHIATAAAATTWMLIDWIVNKKPTTVGACTGAVAGLVAITPAAGSTDIFGAFCIGIISTIVCFFMVAVVKEKFKYDDALDAFGVHGMGGILGSVLTGVFATQYVTGVEGVQGALYGDWHQLWVQVVATVVSIIYSVVVTYIIFKVVDKSVGVRVDKRVEEEGLDIYEHGESAYSN, encoded by the coding sequence ATGAGCAGTTTATTATTGACGACACTTGATACGGGTAACACAGCGTGGATGATCATGGCAACCATCTTGGTGCTTTTGATGTCAATCCCGGGTATAGCACTTTTTTATGGAGGTTTGGTGCGCCAGAAGAATATTCTCAGCATCCTGATGCAGACGGTTTTCATCGTGGCAGTAGTCAGTCTGATATGGGTAGCCTTCGGTTATTCCTGGGCTTTCTCTACAGAATATGCCGATTCGGGCAATCCTCTGGCTTGCGTCATCGGTGGTTTCGATAAATGTTTTCTTCACGGCATCGGCTTGGATGCCATCATGCCTACAGGCATTCCGGAACTCACCTTTGCTATGTTCCAGTGCATGTTCGCCCTCATTACTCCAGCCTTGATTCTCGGTGCCTTTGCCGAGCGCGTGAAGTTCAGCGGTTATGTACTTTTCACCATCCTTTGGGTTATCATCGCTTATCTTCCAATGGCCCACTGGGTATGGGGTGGCGGTTTCCTGCAGGAGATGGGAGCCATCGACTTTGCGGGTGGTACCGTGGTTCATATAAATGCCGGTGTAGCCGCTTTGGTTATGGCACTCTGTGTAGGCAAGCGAGATGATTACCGTGCGGGTCATCCTATCACACCTCACAACATCACCTTCGTGTTCATGGGTATGTCGTTCCTCTGGTTGGGATGGTTCGGTTTCAATGCCGGTAGCGGTCTGGCAGCCGATGGTCTGGCAGCCAATGCCTTCCTCGTAACTCATATCGCCACAGCTGCAGCAGCCACTACCTGGATGCTCATCGACTGGATTGTGAACAAGAAGCCAACTACGGTAGGTGCTTGTACCGGTGCTGTTGCCGGACTGGTAGCCATCACTCCTGCAGCCGGCAGTACCGATATTTTCGGAGCTTTCTGCATCGGTATCATTTCCACCATCGTCTGCTTCTTCATGGTAGCGGTAGTAAAGGAGAAGTTCAAGTATGATGATGCCCTCGATGCCTTTGGTGTTCATGGTATGGGTGGTATTCTGGGATCAGTCCTCACTGGTGTCTTCGCCACTCAGTATGTAACAGGAGTCGAAGGTGTGCAGGGTGCCCTTTATGGCGACTGGCATCAGCTTTGGGTTCAGGTTGTAGCCACCGTGGTAAGCATCATCTACAGCGTTGTAGTTACCTACATTATCTTCAAGGTAGTAGATAAGAGTGTAGGTGTACGTGTTGACAAGCGAGTAGAGGAGGAAGGTCTCGACATCTACGAGCATGGTGAGAGTGCTTATAGCAACTAA
- the cas6 gene encoding CRISPR-associated endoribonuclease Cas6 translates to MKFKITLKIDRKHGDLLPFNYQYEQSAVIYRILAQADTQYSSWLHENGYQLNGSKRFKLFCYSPFIFEKVRPLPKEGCLNIMGERATWYISFIPEKSTMEFIQGIFAHQSFTIGNRKYQVAFDVVGVEAMPMPPLSEVMTFQALSPICVKQHEDNKIQYLSPDNPKFAQGILKGLLARFESIHGQPFDMNDKEFSFELTDNKVKSKLITIKANTPYESRVRGYLCSFRMKAPLELMKIAYEGGVGEQCSQGFGFIKTKD, encoded by the coding sequence ATGAAGTTTAAAATAACTTTGAAAATAGATAGGAAACATGGTGACTTGCTGCCCTTTAATTATCAGTATGAGCAGTCTGCTGTCATTTATCGCATATTGGCGCAAGCTGATACGCAATATTCGTCATGGCTTCATGAAAATGGTTATCAATTGAATGGAAGCAAGAGATTTAAGCTATTTTGCTATTCGCCTTTTATCTTTGAAAAGGTAAGACCTTTGCCGAAAGAAGGCTGTCTTAATATCATGGGTGAAAGAGCTACTTGGTACATTAGTTTCATTCCAGAGAAAAGCACCATGGAGTTCATTCAAGGAATATTTGCTCATCAAAGTTTTACCATTGGCAATAGGAAATATCAAGTTGCATTTGATGTTGTTGGAGTAGAAGCTATGCCCATGCCGCCTTTGTCCGAAGTTATGACTTTCCAAGCCTTGTCTCCTATTTGTGTTAAGCAGCATGAGGACAACAAAATACAATACTTATCTCCAGACAATCCTAAGTTTGCCCAAGGCATACTAAAGGGACTGTTGGCAAGGTTTGAGAGCATTCATGGGCAACCATTTGATATGAATGACAAGGAGTTTTCATTCGAATTGACAGACAATAAGGTCAAGTCGAAGTTGATAACGATAAAAGCCAATACTCCTTACGAATCAAGAGTACGTGGATATCTCTGCTCTTTCCGCATGAAAGCACCTTTAGAGTTGATGAAGATTGCTTATGAAGGAGGAGTAGGAGAACAATGTTCACAGGGTTTTGGATTTATTAAAACGAAAGATTAA
- the cas5p gene encoding type I-PGING CRISPR-associated protein Cas5p, whose amino-acid sequence MEKNIDLSILKKLPEQNVQAVLEIIPLAPLSMVSELPGSFYKTMKYPSKKMLCGMFENMLGWHFDNEIREEILKDMNLKREQNAIIKPNSFPGSTYIPLLMEFFSLNGTPWYEPIKPLEEGDIGFMYYTDLWSRARRRHDTYVQVNGSRHISLDVVKELHDEIMHSDSDGSNINKQIDNWLKSPDKSNSEKYNWQKIPFYYYTPVSREYIEIHGIIKIPINIDADLLSLLKKNINNSVTYLGNSEGWVEVEITKV is encoded by the coding sequence ATGGAAAAAAATATAGATTTATCGATATTGAAAAAACTTCCCGAACAGAATGTTCAAGCTGTTTTGGAAATTATTCCATTGGCACCTTTGTCTATGGTATCTGAATTGCCTGGATCTTTTTATAAAACAATGAAATATCCTAGTAAAAAAATGCTATGCGGTATGTTTGAAAATATGCTAGGATGGCACTTTGACAATGAAATTCGAGAGGAAATTCTAAAGGACATGAATTTGAAAAGAGAACAAAACGCAATAATAAAGCCAAACTCTTTTCCTGGCTCTACCTATATTCCATTATTGATGGAGTTTTTCTCGTTAAACGGGACGCCTTGGTATGAACCTATAAAGCCTTTAGAAGAAGGAGATATAGGCTTTATGTACTATACAGATTTATGGAGTCGTGCTCGTAGAAGACATGATACATATGTACAAGTAAATGGCTCTAGGCATATAAGTTTAGATGTTGTTAAAGAATTGCATGATGAGATTATGCATTCTGATAGTGATGGCAGTAATATTAATAAACAGATAGACAATTGGCTGAAATCTCCAGATAAAAGCAATAGTGAAAAGTACAATTGGCAAAAAATACCATTTTATTACTATACGCCAGTATCTCGCGAGTACATAGAAATACATGGTATCATAAAGATACCAATTAATATTGATGCTGATTTATTAAGTTTGTTGAAAAAGAACATAAATAATTCTGTAACATATCTTGGCAATAGCGAAGGTTGGGTAGAAGTTGAAATAACAAAAGTATGA
- the cas7p gene encoding type I-PGING CRISPR-associated protein Cas7/Csp1, translating into MIIKGILVTLIAPFENHIANGGDKLLGNMPTIKKRLDDRAYISGQMQRHSLFSAIDRINIDDQEDNHIGENDDQYTYVSNADGITSKIECDLRADMGGFMHTIDGVGSVRRTSPISVTPAVALNPSKFGNDLLVCVNNNPNEDAKKQAIVTVEYSQEDDMRMNFFLDVTSLSIHKTYEYDGNFYVKTVAHKFANESERKRRARIFLEATRFLNDYANQARNEVCGEPQKVFIVFDPKLSRKASRYFKASKIEKERIKEELKDRKAVFFYGDDTDKESDSVLTAYKKAMQFLNENELYTYFPEVDRVEKFDNVQKLIINIKNKMEKKKKESKKKQDKEESPNSDEQA; encoded by the coding sequence ATGATAATTAAAGGTATTTTAGTAACGCTTATTGCTCCTTTTGAGAATCATATCGCAAATGGAGGTGACAAATTGTTAGGAAACATGCCTACAATAAAAAAGCGTCTTGATGACAGAGCATATATCTCTGGACAGATGCAGCGTCATTCTCTTTTCTCTGCTATAGACAGAATTAATATAGATGATCAAGAAGATAATCATATTGGAGAGAATGATGATCAGTACACTTATGTATCTAATGCTGATGGTATAACAAGTAAGATCGAGTGTGATTTACGTGCTGATATGGGCGGATTTATGCATACCATAGATGGTGTTGGTTCTGTAAGAAGAACTTCTCCAATATCGGTAACGCCAGCGGTGGCATTAAATCCAAGTAAATTTGGAAATGATTTGCTTGTATGTGTAAACAACAATCCAAATGAGGATGCAAAAAAGCAAGCAATTGTTACTGTTGAGTATAGTCAGGAAGACGATATGCGTATGAATTTCTTTTTGGATGTTACTTCATTAAGTATACACAAGACGTATGAATACGACGGGAACTTTTATGTTAAAACTGTTGCGCATAAATTTGCCAATGAGTCTGAAAGAAAAAGAAGAGCAAGAATATTCTTGGAGGCAACTCGTTTCCTAAATGATTATGCCAATCAAGCGCGTAATGAGGTGTGTGGTGAACCTCAAAAGGTTTTCATTGTATTTGATCCTAAATTAAGTCGAAAGGCTTCACGTTACTTTAAGGCATCTAAAATCGAAAAAGAAAGAATTAAAGAAGAGTTGAAGGATCGAAAGGCTGTTTTCTTCTATGGTGATGATACAGATAAAGAATCCGATAGCGTTTTGACAGCTTATAAGAAAGCAATGCAATTTCTTAATGAGAATGAACTATATACATACTTTCCCGAAGTTGATAGGGTAGAAAAGTTTGACAATGTTCAAAAGTTGATTATAAATATTAAGAATAAGATGGAAAAAAAGAAAAAGGAAAGTAAGAAGAAACAAGATAAAGAGGAGTCTCCTAACTCCGACGAACAAGCGTAA
- the cas3 gene encoding CRISPR-associated helicase Cas3': protein MNKADNNIVLAKPSGITLEQHNKDVVKESLSICQVLPASLSKYSKMVGKNLTNLLCASAEWHDEGKKHNKWQTACWKDYQNYKVWKTKNPEGNFLKYSKECHDEAGENLRKNNFRHEMESLSIVDQQGDLLMSQKVAIAAHHSKLGRRYENKWEACEAYRSIWKEFLMTSSSITLKNDFSLLCSEHIEYDAIRGLLQLADHRASAKEEMEDISCLEPFSYTFPYTQKRGVQKIVEDNWKKDLLLLRAPTGAGKTDAALLWASKQIEAQRADRLIFAMPTRFTSNAISINVSKELGQTGLYHSSAWSVISDRVKNNEISLSDALNQHKMARCLLSPITVCTIDHLLMSLTMTREDHHLISYNLANSCVVIDEADFYDDFTLANIQYLLKVLHEWKVPVLIMSASLPDSSLSLYQNTGYKIDSILEDSHDVNNIRKRFEIKDIIDYNEFKDIDPLIEKCFEIGNGILYMNTVDSAIALYKHICSKRTKEEIDNIHLYHSRFTEPDKLKKEEKIIEALGEKAWEEGTAKGIVIMTQIGEMSINISSEIMISELCPIDRMIQRTGRLCRFSDNMGILYILTPYRNKTIYPAPYGILEDNCWIPSKAFLMTKDVLLQKSYSSDDMTILLNNVYKEKFEFSFEAKSNVKELEKMFKYNWLICPRDVSDEDDVENKEWRSRKIVYQDDVFVCPPPTYQFRNYSEFLEYKLLYAISLPEYLVIKGKTKLNRIDSGYEVKIGKNSIVRLNVVRTGFYDDQKGVDLTSDEEDNFL, encoded by the coding sequence ATGAACAAGGCTGACAATAACATAGTATTAGCAAAGCCTTCTGGCATAACTTTAGAGCAACATAATAAAGATGTTGTAAAGGAATCTTTATCTATTTGTCAGGTTCTTCCTGCTTCTTTGAGTAAATACTCAAAAATGGTCGGGAAGAACTTGACCAACCTTTTATGCGCTTCTGCTGAATGGCATGATGAGGGGAAAAAACATAATAAGTGGCAAACTGCCTGTTGGAAAGACTATCAAAACTACAAAGTCTGGAAAACTAAAAATCCTGAAGGAAATTTCTTAAAATATAGTAAAGAATGTCATGATGAGGCAGGTGAAAATCTAAGGAAAAATAATTTTCGTCATGAGATGGAATCACTAAGTATAGTTGATCAACAAGGTGATTTGCTTATGTCACAAAAAGTAGCAATTGCAGCTCATCATTCTAAGTTAGGGCGTAGATATGAAAACAAATGGGAGGCTTGTGAAGCATATCGTTCAATATGGAAAGAATTCCTAATGACGTCATCAAGTATAACTCTCAAAAATGATTTTTCACTCTTATGTTCTGAACATATAGAATATGATGCGATTAGAGGATTACTTCAATTAGCAGATCATAGAGCAAGTGCAAAAGAAGAAATGGAAGATATTTCCTGCTTAGAACCATTCTCTTATACATTTCCTTACACTCAAAAGCGTGGTGTGCAAAAAATAGTAGAAGATAACTGGAAAAAAGACCTTCTTCTTCTTAGAGCGCCAACTGGCGCTGGTAAAACAGATGCGGCATTATTATGGGCATCAAAGCAGATTGAAGCACAAAGGGCTGATAGATTAATTTTTGCAATGCCAACCCGATTCACATCGAATGCTATATCAATAAATGTCTCTAAGGAATTGGGGCAAACTGGATTGTATCATTCCAGTGCGTGGTCTGTCATTAGTGATAGAGTGAAAAATAATGAGATTAGTTTGTCTGATGCGTTGAATCAGCATAAGATGGCGAGATGTTTATTATCGCCTATAACAGTTTGTACAATTGATCATCTTCTGATGTCTTTGACGATGACACGTGAGGACCATCATCTTATTAGTTATAACTTGGCAAATTCTTGTGTTGTTATTGATGAGGCTGATTTCTATGATGACTTTACTCTCGCTAACATTCAGTATTTACTAAAGGTTTTACATGAATGGAAAGTGCCAGTACTTATAATGAGTGCATCGCTACCTGATTCTTCATTATCATTATATCAGAATACAGGATATAAGATTGATTCAATCTTAGAGGATTCTCATGATGTTAATAATATTCGTAAACGATTTGAAATTAAAGATATTATTGATTATAATGAATTTAAAGATATCGATCCCTTGATTGAAAAATGTTTTGAAATAGGGAATGGAATACTCTATATGAATACAGTGGATAGTGCTATAGCCTTATATAAACATATTTGTAGTAAAAGAACCAAGGAAGAGATTGACAATATCCATCTCTATCATAGTAGGTTTACAGAGCCTGATAAATTGAAAAAGGAAGAAAAAATTATAGAGGCATTAGGTGAAAAAGCATGGGAAGAAGGCACCGCTAAGGGTATCGTTATTATGACTCAAATAGGAGAAATGAGTATAAACATAAGTTCTGAAATCATGATATCAGAATTGTGTCCTATAGATAGAATGATACAACGAACTGGAAGACTTTGCCGATTTTCTGATAATATGGGAATATTATATATTCTTACTCCTTATCGTAATAAAACTATATATCCTGCACCATATGGCATATTAGAGGATAATTGTTGGATACCAAGCAAAGCGTTCTTGATGACAAAAGATGTATTGCTGCAGAAAAGTTACTCTTCTGACGATATGACAATTTTATTGAATAATGTATACAAAGAGAAATTTGAATTTTCATTTGAGGCAAAGAGTAATGTCAAGGAGTTGGAAAAAATGTTTAAATACAATTGGTTAATTTGTCCAAGAGATGTTAGTGATGAAGATGATGTAGAAAATAAGGAATGGAGAAGTAGAAAAATTGTCTATCAAGATGATGTTTTTGTTTGTCCTCCTCCAACGTATCAGTTCAGAAACTATTCTGAGTTCTTAGAATATAAATTACTCTACGCTATTAGTTTACCAGAGTATCTTGTTATCAAGGGAAAAACCAAACTAAATAGAATTGATTCTGGATACGAGGTTAAGATAGGAAAAAATAGCATTGTTAGGTTAAACGTTGTCCGCACCGGTTTCTATGATGACCAAAAGGGGGTGGACTTGACAAGTGATGAGGAGGACAATTTCTTATGA
- the cas4 gene encoding CRISPR-associated protein Cas4, with translation MIVTGTHFNYYQLCHRKLWLFANGINMEQESDLVYEGKLVHESSYPQRTSKYEEVEIDGIKVDYYDAKNKVIHEIKKSNKVDKAHEWQLKYYMYVFEQHGIDGVKGILEYPLLRKTKEVILTDVNRDDIQVISKDIIQIISQDVCPFKVKKGICKNCSYFDFCYINELEEEE, from the coding sequence ATGATAGTAACAGGTACTCATTTCAACTATTACCAGCTTTGCCATCGCAAACTATGGCTGTTTGCCAATGGCATCAATATGGAACAAGAGTCAGACTTGGTCTATGAAGGTAAGCTGGTGCATGAATCAAGTTATCCGCAACGTACATCAAAGTATGAGGAAGTGGAGATTGATGGTATCAAAGTAGATTACTATGATGCCAAGAACAAGGTCATCCATGAGATAAAGAAATCTAATAAGGTGGACAAAGCTCATGAATGGCAACTGAAATATTACATGTATGTTTTCGAGCAACATGGAATAGATGGTGTGAAGGGCATCTTGGAATATCCTCTTTTGAGAAAGACAAAAGAAGTAATCTTGACAGATGTTAATAGAGATGACATTCAGGTTATATCTAAAGACATCATTCAGATAATCTCTCAAGATGTTTGCCCGTTTAAAGTTAAGAAAGGCATCTGTAAGAATTGTAGTTATTTCGATTTTTGTTATATAAACGAGTTGGAGGAAGAAGAATGA
- the cas1b gene encoding type I-B CRISPR-associated endonuclease Cas1b: MKRSFYLFNPGIMERRDNTLKFTPVIVNEDNEEIKQQPRYIPIEDVAELYAFGSLRTNSALFNFLGQKGIPVHFFDYYENYTGSFMPRESLLSGKALLAQTSAYQNKKKRVELARKFIQGAAWNMVMNLNYYNRRGKDLQDIIDTIKRLSNTLPDAKAVDEIMGIEGNIRQAYYAAFDIILDDFNMGSRTKQPPENEVNALISFGNMMCYTETLRAVHQTQLNPTISFLHTPGERRFSLCLDISEIFKPIIVDRVIFKVLNKHALSTSHFDKKLNKCLLNEKGKKIFVKAMEERYDETFRHRSLGRNVSYKHLIKLECYKLLKDILGIEEYKPFKMYW, encoded by the coding sequence ATGAAAAGAAGTTTCTATCTGTTCAATCCAGGCATCATGGAACGCAGAGATAATACGCTGAAGTTCACGCCTGTTATCGTAAATGAAGATAATGAAGAAATCAAGCAGCAACCTCGATACATTCCTATTGAGGATGTTGCGGAACTGTATGCCTTTGGAAGTCTGCGGACAAATAGTGCTTTGTTCAACTTTTTGGGGCAGAAAGGTATTCCTGTCCACTTCTTCGACTATTATGAGAACTATACCGGAAGCTTCATGCCAAGGGAAAGTCTTCTTTCTGGCAAGGCATTGTTGGCACAAACATCTGCGTACCAAAATAAGAAGAAAAGGGTAGAATTGGCGCGTAAATTCATTCAGGGAGCAGCTTGGAATATGGTTATGAACCTCAACTATTATAATCGTAGAGGAAAAGACCTGCAAGATATTATCGATACTATTAAAAGATTGAGTAATACTTTGCCAGATGCTAAGGCTGTAGATGAGATAATGGGAATTGAGGGAAATATCAGACAGGCATATTATGCTGCATTCGATATCATTCTCGATGATTTCAACATGGGATCAAGAACCAAGCAACCGCCAGAGAACGAGGTAAATGCTCTCATTTCTTTTGGCAACATGATGTGCTATACTGAAACTCTCCGGGCAGTTCATCAAACTCAGCTCAATCCAACGATAAGCTTTCTGCATACTCCAGGAGAAAGGCGTTTTTCGTTATGTCTTGATATATCCGAGATCTTCAAACCTATTATCGTGGATAGAGTCATCTTCAAGGTACTCAATAAGCATGCTTTAAGCACCAGTCATTTTGATAAGAAACTCAACAAATGTCTTTTGAACGAAAAGGGAAAGAAGATTTTTGTAAAGGCCATGGAAGAGCGTTATGATGAGACATTCCGTCATCGTTCTTTAGGACGTAATGTAAGCTATAAGCATCTTATAAAGTTGGAATGCTATAAGCTACTAAAAGATATTTTAGGAATAGAAGAATATAAACCTTTTAAAATGTATTGGTGA
- the cas2 gene encoding CRISPR-associated endonuclease Cas2, with amino-acid sequence MYVIIVYDVGEKRVGKMLKLCRQYLCWIQNSVLEGELSEAKLRELQMKMKAIIDESEDSVIVFTNKMGYNMNKQILGKERMSTDNFL; translated from the coding sequence ATGTATGTGATTATAGTTTATGATGTTGGTGAGAAGCGAGTAGGCAAAATGTTGAAGCTTTGCCGCCAATATTTGTGTTGGATTCAGAACTCAGTTTTGGAGGGAGAATTATCTGAAGCTAAACTTCGGGAATTGCAAATGAAGATGAAAGCTATCATTGATGAATCCGAGGATAGTGTCATTGTTTTCACCAATAAAATGGGGTATAATATGAACAAACAGATTCTTGGAAAAGAAAGAATGTCTACCGATAATTTCTTATAA